The following proteins come from a genomic window of Corallococcus sp. NCRR:
- a CDS encoding protein kinase domain-containing protein, with protein MAQPNVPIPDPAGASTATLLQPYGQYVLVRKLAEGGMAEIFLAKLLGADGFERNVVLKRMLPTLSAIPDFVEMFRDEARLAAKLSHPHIVQIHELGFTDGCYYICMEYLAGEDFSTTLRLAGRRRQYVPLPMVLRVLIDAARGLHFAHAFTNEQGQPLNVVHRDVSPSNLYVTYQGQVKVLDFGIAKAESRLVQTRTGVVKGKYIYMAPEQAQGKEVDPRADVFSLGVSLYEAVTHVRPFSRENDLAVLNALLQCEFEKPRALRADLPQGLEDIILKAMAFKPEDRYATAEDFAVALEAFASDFQGGAASAPALGTFLRNHFGEERVTEKTRIPTMATLTAARPTDPEFAAIANSGTNTYGQQVARPSSTGVRTLTSQNKAAPVQAQAPAPEVVPSAPPVKPASRRWLLGVVGGLGLVAAGVAFVVARPGGGAANVTPPPPVQQAIAPATPAGTQAPAVAAQGTQGTPAQGPEGTSPGDVQGTVRDDTPGGDAVATSVTDSPPVDDGAEDTPHRKVTKRPAAKEPVTLGIDDIQRVVSGGRSKITGCFERYKSDLPAASGEVQVELTIVSSGKVRAGTRGPLASTPVGRCLEAQAQSLRFPVHRDQEVTVLMPFSWKVTQ; from the coding sequence ATGGCACAGCCCAACGTTCCCATTCCGGATCCCGCCGGCGCATCCACCGCCACGCTCCTCCAGCCCTATGGGCAGTACGTGCTCGTGCGCAAGCTGGCCGAGGGCGGCATGGCGGAGATCTTCCTCGCCAAGCTGCTGGGCGCGGACGGCTTCGAGCGCAACGTGGTGCTCAAGCGGATGCTGCCGACGCTGTCGGCCATCCCGGACTTCGTGGAGATGTTCCGCGACGAGGCGCGGCTCGCGGCGAAGCTGTCGCATCCGCACATCGTGCAGATCCACGAGCTGGGCTTCACGGACGGCTGCTACTACATCTGCATGGAGTACCTCGCGGGCGAGGACTTCTCCACGACGCTGCGGCTCGCGGGCCGGCGCCGGCAGTACGTGCCGCTGCCGATGGTGCTGCGGGTGCTCATCGACGCGGCGCGGGGTCTGCACTTCGCGCATGCCTTCACGAATGAGCAGGGCCAGCCGCTGAACGTGGTGCACCGGGACGTGTCGCCGTCCAACCTGTACGTGACGTACCAGGGCCAGGTGAAGGTGCTGGACTTCGGCATCGCCAAGGCCGAGTCGCGGCTGGTCCAGACGCGCACAGGCGTGGTGAAGGGCAAGTACATCTACATGGCGCCGGAGCAGGCGCAGGGGAAGGAGGTCGACCCGCGCGCGGACGTCTTCTCCCTGGGCGTCAGCCTCTACGAGGCCGTCACGCACGTGCGGCCCTTCTCCCGCGAGAACGACCTGGCGGTGCTCAACGCGCTGCTCCAGTGCGAGTTCGAGAAGCCGCGCGCGCTGAGAGCGGACCTGCCGCAGGGCCTGGAGGACATCATCCTCAAGGCCATGGCCTTCAAGCCGGAGGACCGGTACGCGACGGCGGAGGACTTCGCGGTCGCGCTGGAGGCCTTCGCCTCGGACTTCCAGGGCGGGGCTGCGAGCGCCCCGGCGCTGGGCACGTTCCTGCGCAACCACTTCGGCGAGGAGCGCGTCACGGAGAAGACGCGCATCCCCACGATGGCCACGCTCACCGCGGCACGTCCGACGGACCCCGAGTTCGCGGCCATCGCCAATAGTGGGACGAACACGTACGGGCAGCAGGTGGCCCGCCCGAGCAGCACGGGCGTGAGGACGCTGACCTCGCAGAACAAGGCGGCCCCCGTGCAGGCGCAGGCTCCCGCGCCGGAGGTCGTGCCGAGCGCGCCTCCGGTGAAGCCCGCGTCCCGCCGCTGGCTCCTGGGCGTGGTGGGCGGCCTGGGGCTGGTGGCCGCGGGCGTGGCCTTCGTCGTCGCGCGGCCCGGTGGCGGCGCGGCGAACGTCACGCCTCCGCCTCCGGTACAGCAGGCCATCGCGCCCGCGACTCCGGCGGGCACGCAGGCTCCCGCGGTCGCGGCTCAGGGCACGCAGGGGACTCCGGCCCAGGGGCCTGAAGGGACCTCACCCGGAGACGTTCAGGGCACCGTGCGGGACGACACGCCGGGCGGTGACGCGGTGGCGACGTCCGTGACGGATTCGCCCCCCGTGGACGACGGGGCGGAGGACACACCCCACCGCAAGGTGACGAAGAGGCCGGCGGCGAAGGAGCCCGTGACGCTGGGCATCGATGACATCCAGCGCGTGGTGTCCGGTGGCCGCTCGAAAATCACGGGCTGCTTCGAGCGCTACAAGTCCGACCTGCCGGCGGCCTCGGGCGAGGTGCAGGTGGAGCTCACCATCGTGTCGTCGGGCAAGGTGCGCGCGGGCACGCGCGGGCCGCTGGCGTCCACGCCGGTGGGCCGCTGCCTGGAGGCGCAGGCCCAGAGCCTGCGCTTCCCGGTGCACCGCGACCAGGAGGTCACGGTGTTGATGCCGTTCTCGTGGAAGGTGACGCAGTAG
- the recR gene encoding recombination mediator RecR, whose translation MTPDPLNRLVAQLAKLPGIGEKTAQRLAFHILRAPGEFAVDLSQAIREVKEKVHLCVRCFSLTDSELCGFCRDNRRDERALCVVETYSDLMALERTREFKGRYHVLHGVLSPLEGVGPEQLRIKELLHRLNDSRVEEIILATNPDIEGEATALYLTRLLKPMGLRVTRIAQGLPMGGDLEFADQATLAKALSARRDL comes from the coding sequence ATGACCCCCGATCCGCTGAATCGCCTGGTCGCCCAGCTCGCGAAGCTGCCGGGCATTGGTGAGAAGACCGCCCAGCGCCTCGCGTTCCACATCCTCCGGGCGCCGGGCGAGTTCGCCGTCGACCTCTCGCAGGCCATCCGCGAGGTGAAGGAGAAGGTGCACCTGTGCGTGCGCTGTTTCTCCCTCACCGACTCGGAGCTGTGCGGCTTCTGTCGCGACAACCGCCGCGACGAGCGCGCCCTGTGCGTGGTGGAGACGTACTCAGACCTGATGGCGCTGGAGCGCACCCGCGAGTTCAAGGGCCGCTACCACGTGCTGCACGGCGTGCTGTCCCCGCTGGAAGGCGTGGGCCCGGAGCAGTTGCGCATCAAGGAACTGCTGCACCGCCTCAACGACAGCCGGGTGGAGGAGATCATCCTCGCCACCAACCCGGACATCGAGGGCGAGGCCACCGCGCTCTACCTCACGCGGCTGCTCAAGCCGATGGGCCTGCGGGTGACGCGCATCGCCCAGGGCCTGCCCATGGGCGGAGACCTGGAGTTCGCGGACCAGGCCACGCTCGCCAAGGCGCTGTCCGCCCGCCGCGACCTGTGA
- a CDS encoding YbaB/EbfC family nucleoid-associated protein, translating into MPGIDLNYFIRQANKLTEKIEERKKQLAEETVEAKSGEGRVTVVANCVQEIRSIKIDKSAIDPNDPGMLEDLITAAVNAALANSRQHMNAELAKISGGVKIPGIN; encoded by the coding sequence ATGCCCGGCATCGACCTGAACTACTTCATCCGGCAGGCGAACAAGCTCACCGAGAAGATCGAGGAGCGGAAGAAGCAGCTGGCGGAAGAGACCGTCGAGGCGAAGTCCGGCGAGGGCCGCGTGACGGTCGTCGCCAACTGCGTGCAGGAGATCCGCAGCATCAAGATCGACAAGAGCGCCATCGACCCCAACGACCCGGGGATGCTCGAGGACCTCATCACCGCCGCCGTGAACGCTGCCCTGGCGAACAGCCGTCAGCACATGAACGCCGAGCTGGCGAAGATCTCCGGCGGCGTGAAGATCCCCGGCATTAATTAA
- a CDS encoding DNA polymerase III subunit gamma/tau: MATRTPPAALMEGLSPAAARPLSFLRNGGAAGPVPTPAALPPAPVVMDDLSPSAARPLSFLRNGGGAAPAMEPPPAPGVVMDDLPPSAARPLSFLRNGGAQPPAPVPTPAARAPEPAAPTVRITNMRKPEPVAPPEPPPLGDEDADERMFPEEGSAEGCASGECIPVAEPAAPEPEPPEPEPPPAMAPVATSRDNPNRSLPERWRAAVETVKSTSVRHGTALANGRLQSMKAGEIVLGFPPSAAFHKAAVVSAGGKATVDAALASHFGRAVKLTIVDVPQTQDVLPGGMGLSLSEVDTQTRNTHEKSTEGKVRSHASVRAILKMLGGEIEHIQVYEPERPPANLPDIPAAPED; the protein is encoded by the coding sequence GTGGCCACCCGGACGCCTCCTGCCGCGCTGATGGAGGGCCTGTCCCCCGCGGCGGCCCGTCCCCTCTCCTTCCTTCGCAATGGCGGCGCGGCCGGGCCCGTTCCCACTCCCGCCGCCTTGCCTCCCGCGCCGGTGGTGATGGACGACCTGTCTCCGTCCGCTGCGCGCCCGCTGTCCTTCCTGCGCAATGGCGGCGGCGCGGCCCCCGCGATGGAGCCCCCTCCGGCCCCGGGCGTCGTCATGGACGACCTGCCCCCATCCGCGGCCCGTCCCCTCTCCTTCCTCCGCAACGGCGGCGCCCAGCCTCCGGCTCCAGTCCCCACGCCCGCAGCTCGCGCGCCCGAACCGGCCGCGCCCACCGTGCGCATCACCAACATGCGCAAGCCGGAGCCCGTGGCTCCTCCCGAACCTCCGCCCCTCGGCGATGAGGACGCGGACGAGCGGATGTTCCCGGAAGAGGGCTCCGCCGAAGGCTGTGCCTCGGGCGAGTGCATCCCCGTCGCGGAGCCCGCCGCTCCCGAACCGGAGCCGCCGGAGCCCGAACCGCCGCCCGCGATGGCGCCCGTCGCCACCAGCCGCGACAACCCCAACCGCTCCCTGCCCGAGCGCTGGCGCGCCGCCGTGGAGACCGTGAAGTCCACGTCCGTGCGCCACGGCACGGCGCTCGCCAACGGCCGCCTCCAGTCCATGAAGGCGGGCGAAATCGTCCTGGGCTTCCCGCCCTCCGCCGCGTTCCACAAGGCCGCCGTGGTGTCGGCTGGGGGCAAGGCCACCGTGGACGCGGCGCTCGCGTCACACTTCGGCCGGGCCGTGAAGCTCACCATCGTGGACGTGCCCCAGACCCAGGACGTCCTCCCGGGCGGCATGGGCTTGAGCCTCTCCGAGGTGGACACCCAGACCCGCAACACCCACGAGAAGTCCACCGAGGGCAAGGTGCGCTCCCACGCGTCCGTGCGGGCCATCCTCAAGATGCTGGGCGGCGAAATCGAGCACATCCAGGTCTACGAGCCCGAGCGGCCACCGGCCAACCTCCCGGACATCCCCGCTGCTCCTGAGGACTGA
- the dnaX gene encoding DNA polymerase III subunit gamma/tau translates to MSYLVLARKWRPQKFDDMTGQEHVVRTIGNAIKMDRVAHAYLFCGPRGVGKTTAARLLAKALNCEQGPTATPCGTCRACTEITAGTSVDVAEIDGASNNGVENVREIRENAKYLPQRDRHKIYIIDEVHMLSGAAFNALLKTLEEPPGHVKFIFATTEAHKLPDTILSRCQRHNFRRISAARMLQRLKEICQAEGAGISEQSLSLVVRQSEGGMRDALSLLDQILASCGPNPTDEAVAEAMGAIDRTVVQDFAEALVRKDAKRVLGRVDEVFNRGLDLKRLAEELALQLRHLFVTKSLGEAPAELAESEQKALVALAKEADTAQLSRLFDIVHGCIWDVSRAAQPRLALEMALLKAIQLSPAGSIPDLLARVERLSAGLGAEGAKNTTGAPGGRSGPANFRV, encoded by the coding sequence ATGAGCTACCTCGTCCTCGCCCGCAAATGGCGCCCGCAGAAGTTCGATGACATGACCGGCCAGGAGCACGTGGTCCGGACCATCGGGAACGCCATCAAGATGGACCGGGTCGCGCACGCGTACCTGTTCTGCGGTCCTCGAGGGGTGGGCAAGACGACGGCCGCCCGCCTGCTCGCCAAGGCGCTCAACTGTGAGCAGGGCCCCACGGCGACCCCGTGCGGCACCTGCCGGGCCTGCACCGAAATCACCGCCGGCACCAGCGTGGACGTCGCGGAGATCGACGGTGCGTCCAACAACGGCGTCGAGAACGTGCGCGAGATTCGCGAGAACGCGAAGTACCTGCCGCAGCGCGACCGCCACAAGATCTACATCATCGACGAAGTCCACATGCTCTCCGGGGCGGCGTTCAACGCGCTCCTGAAGACGCTGGAGGAGCCGCCCGGTCATGTGAAGTTCATCTTCGCGACGACGGAGGCGCACAAGCTCCCGGACACCATCCTGTCGCGCTGCCAGCGCCACAACTTCCGGCGCATCTCCGCGGCGCGGATGCTCCAGCGCCTGAAGGAGATCTGCCAGGCGGAAGGCGCGGGCATCTCCGAGCAGTCGCTGTCGCTGGTGGTGCGCCAGTCCGAAGGCGGCATGCGCGACGCGCTGAGCCTGTTGGACCAGATTCTCGCGTCGTGCGGTCCCAACCCCACGGACGAGGCCGTCGCGGAGGCGATGGGCGCCATCGACCGCACGGTGGTGCAGGACTTCGCGGAGGCGCTGGTCCGCAAGGACGCGAAGCGCGTGCTGGGCCGCGTGGATGAGGTGTTCAACCGGGGCCTGGACCTGAAGCGTCTGGCGGAGGAGCTGGCGCTGCAGCTGCGGCACCTCTTCGTGACGAAGTCGCTGGGTGAGGCACCCGCGGAGTTGGCGGAGTCCGAGCAGAAGGCGCTGGTGGCGCTGGCGAAGGAAGCGGACACGGCGCAGCTGTCGCGGCTGTTCGACATCGTGCACGGCTGCATCTGGGACGTGTCGCGAGCGGCGCAGCCCCGGCTGGCGCTGGAGATGGCGCTGCTCAAGGCCATCCAGCTGTCCCCCGCGGGTTCGATTCCCGACCTGCTGGCCCGCGTGGAGCGGCTGTCGGCGGGCCTTGGCGCGGAAGGCGCGAAGAACACGACCGGAGCGCCAGGAGGTCGCTCCGGTCCCGCGAACTTTCGCGTCTGA
- a CDS encoding phytoene desaturase family protein: protein MPDVIVVGAGHNGLVAAAMLARRGLSVTVLEEKDQVGGACKTEYPFRTAPKLGVSTGAYLLGLMPPELLQELQLELPLKRRDPHYFLPTLDKRYLLFGSDERELERQFREFFSEADWNAHVAMNTELAALREDLAPAWLLPPLSLEETAERYVRPALRQHFIRLCRGTAREYLERFGYKSDFVKAMYAVTDAFSGLDGGYDTPGTGMNLLVHNLCRLPGSGGTWMIVEGGMGTVTQRIAALARKHGAQLRTNAKVASVRVDGGVVKGVVLENGEELSAKVVVSNADPFRTLKLVDTKALPEDYRRKVDGLSAPGTTLKVNLCLKSLPTFTCLPEDRGQFGPTIHLLPQEDDVLGALAHGYKEAQAGRLAEFPSIEWYVHTTVDPSLKDAEGHHNSALFVEWVPEKLEGTTWEKEEARYVKHLLSICDRFAPGTSDLVQEYFALTPPKIESHFGITRGHIHHVDNKRGFTDRLPYETPVQGLYFCSAGCHPAGSVIGAAGHNAANVVLQALGR, encoded by the coding sequence ATGCCAGACGTCATCGTGGTGGGCGCGGGCCACAACGGACTTGTCGCGGCGGCGATGCTCGCGCGCCGGGGCCTGTCGGTCACCGTGCTGGAGGAGAAGGACCAGGTGGGCGGCGCGTGCAAGACGGAGTACCCGTTCCGCACCGCCCCGAAGCTGGGCGTCTCCACGGGCGCGTACCTCCTGGGACTGATGCCGCCGGAGCTGCTCCAGGAACTCCAGTTGGAGCTGCCCCTCAAGCGCCGCGACCCGCACTACTTCCTGCCCACCCTGGACAAGCGCTACCTGCTCTTCGGCTCGGATGAGCGGGAGCTGGAGCGGCAGTTCCGCGAGTTCTTCTCCGAGGCGGACTGGAACGCCCACGTCGCCATGAACACGGAGCTGGCGGCGCTGCGCGAGGACCTGGCGCCCGCGTGGCTCCTGCCGCCGCTGTCGCTGGAGGAGACGGCGGAGCGCTACGTGCGCCCGGCCCTGCGCCAGCACTTCATCCGTCTGTGTCGCGGCACGGCGCGCGAGTACCTGGAGCGCTTCGGCTACAAGTCCGACTTCGTGAAGGCGATGTACGCCGTCACCGACGCGTTCTCCGGACTGGACGGCGGCTACGACACGCCGGGCACGGGCATGAACCTGCTGGTGCACAACCTCTGCCGGCTGCCGGGCAGCGGCGGCACGTGGATGATCGTCGAAGGCGGCATGGGCACCGTCACCCAGCGCATCGCGGCGCTCGCGCGCAAGCACGGCGCCCAGCTGCGCACGAACGCGAAGGTGGCGTCGGTGCGCGTGGACGGCGGCGTGGTGAAGGGCGTGGTGCTGGAGAATGGCGAGGAGCTGTCCGCGAAGGTCGTGGTCTCCAACGCGGACCCCTTCCGCACGCTGAAGCTGGTGGACACGAAGGCGCTGCCGGAGGACTACCGCCGCAAGGTGGACGGGCTGTCCGCGCCGGGCACCACGCTGAAGGTGAACCTGTGCCTCAAGTCCCTGCCCACCTTCACCTGCCTGCCGGAGGACCGGGGCCAGTTCGGGCCCACCATCCACCTGCTGCCCCAGGAGGACGACGTGCTCGGGGCGCTCGCGCACGGCTACAAGGAGGCGCAGGCGGGACGGCTGGCGGAGTTCCCCTCCATCGAGTGGTACGTGCACACCACGGTGGACCCGTCGCTGAAGGACGCGGAGGGCCACCACAACTCCGCCCTCTTCGTGGAATGGGTGCCGGAGAAGCTGGAGGGCACCACCTGGGAGAAGGAGGAGGCGCGCTACGTGAAGCACCTCTTGTCCATCTGCGACCGCTTCGCGCCCGGCACCAGCGACCTGGTGCAGGAGTACTTCGCGCTCACGCCGCCGAAGATTGAATCCCACTTCGGCATCACCCGCGGCCACATCCATCATGTGGACAACAAGCGCGGGTTCACCGACCGGCTGCCCTATGAAACGCCGGTGCAGGGGCTCTACTTCTGCAGCGCGGGCTGCCACCCGGCGGGAAGTGTCATCGGCGCGGCGGGGCACAACGCGGCCAACGTGGTGCTACAGGCGCTCGGACGCTGA
- a CDS encoding glycosyltransferase family 39 protein encodes MNAPHSDAPPAPVPPQAPLEVPGPVRTGLPGALRVLGLLAVALVPCALAVSELGRIHPDEVFQALEPAYWRVHGYGILAWEWREGLRNWAVPGVLAAFLKVANGFGVTDPRVYRGVVALPQFALHAWSLWAVYRFAERRAGPWGGALAVLLVGLSSPVLLFAGRTLSESFSASFLLVAMEALDRPDTGADARVRRAGLVGGMALGLAVVTRYPSALFVLAALLWLAAARRWRLLGFTCVGGAAVAVGLGLLDQSTWGTPFHSFRAYVDYNLLSGKAAAAFGASPPDFYWEPLLQAVPLWAWAAVPLSLAPLVRFRALSLPLTCAAVYTAVLLATPHKEERFLYPGLVVALLAAASQLAASFATLSRQGPRNGAAVLALALGFVHGRGFPSSDLRADQFRAIVRATRGDATGLLIVNEGLWGSGGFFYIGKNIPWRTCDWPRDAAFQASIRDRAFNRAVTFEGRALPELQAAGFRVVREVGRETVLVRD; translated from the coding sequence GTGAACGCCCCTCACTCCGACGCGCCCCCGGCCCCCGTCCCTCCCCAGGCTCCGTTGGAAGTCCCGGGCCCCGTCCGGACGGGGCTGCCCGGAGCCTTGCGCGTGCTGGGGCTGCTCGCGGTGGCGCTGGTGCCCTGCGCCCTCGCGGTGAGCGAACTGGGGCGCATCCACCCGGACGAGGTGTTCCAGGCGCTGGAGCCCGCGTACTGGCGCGTGCACGGCTACGGCATCCTGGCCTGGGAGTGGCGCGAGGGCCTGCGCAACTGGGCCGTCCCCGGCGTGTTGGCCGCCTTCCTCAAGGTGGCGAACGGGTTCGGCGTCACCGACCCGCGCGTCTACCGGGGCGTGGTGGCGCTGCCCCAGTTCGCCCTGCACGCCTGGAGCCTGTGGGCCGTGTACCGCTTCGCGGAGCGCCGGGCGGGCCCGTGGGGTGGGGCGCTCGCGGTGCTGCTCGTGGGGCTGAGTTCGCCGGTGCTCCTCTTCGCCGGACGCACGCTGTCGGAGTCCTTCTCCGCGTCCTTCCTCCTGGTGGCCATGGAGGCCCTGGACCGGCCGGACACCGGCGCGGACGCGCGCGTGCGCCGGGCGGGGCTCGTGGGAGGCATGGCCCTGGGGCTCGCCGTGGTGACGCGCTACCCGTCCGCCCTGTTCGTGCTGGCCGCGCTCCTGTGGCTGGCCGCCGCCCGGAGGTGGCGCCTGCTCGGCTTCACCTGCGTGGGGGGCGCCGCGGTGGCGGTGGGGCTGGGGCTGCTCGACCAGTCCACCTGGGGCACGCCCTTCCACTCGTTCCGGGCCTACGTGGACTACAACCTCCTGTCCGGGAAGGCCGCCGCCGCGTTCGGCGCCTCACCGCCGGATTTCTACTGGGAGCCGCTGCTCCAGGCCGTGCCCCTCTGGGCCTGGGCCGCCGTGCCCTTGTCGCTGGCCCCCCTGGTGCGCTTTCGCGCGCTGTCCCTGCCCCTCACCTGCGCGGCCGTCTACACCGCCGTCCTACTGGCCACGCCCCACAAGGAGGAGCGCTTCCTCTACCCGGGGCTGGTGGTGGCGCTGCTCGCGGCGGCTTCCCAGCTGGCCGCGTCCTTCGCCACGCTCTCCCGGCAGGGGCCGAGGAACGGGGCGGCGGTGCTCGCGCTGGCCCTGGGCTTCGTGCATGGCCGGGGCTTTCCCTCCAGCGACCTGCGCGCGGACCAGTTCCGCGCCATCGTCCGGGCCACGCGGGGGGACGCGACGGGGCTGCTCATCGTCAATGAGGGGCTGTGGGGCTCCGGGGGCTTCTTCTACATCGGCAAGAACATCCCCTGGCGCACCTGCGACTGGCCCCGGGACGCGGCCTTCCAGGCCTCCATCCGCGACCGCGCCTTCAACCGCGCCGTCACCTTCGAGGGCCGGGCCCTGCCGGAGCTCCAGGCCGCCGGCTTCCGCGTCGTCCGCGAAGTGGGGCGCGAAACCGTGCTCGTCCGCGACTGA
- the tadA gene encoding tRNA adenosine(34) deaminase TadA, producing the protein MSDDIAFMQQALELAREAASLGEVPVGAVAVLDGNVVGTGYNRRECDRNPFAHAEMLALAAAAKARDAWRLSGVTLYVTLEPCAMCAGALVQSRVTRLVFGTMDPKAGAVGSLYNLVEEPRHNHRLQVTSGILADDSRQLLKTFFERLRAKRREN; encoded by the coding sequence ATGAGTGACGACATCGCTTTCATGCAGCAGGCTTTAGAGCTCGCGCGGGAAGCGGCTTCACTCGGTGAAGTTCCGGTGGGTGCGGTAGCGGTGCTGGACGGAAACGTCGTGGGCACGGGCTACAACCGCCGTGAATGCGACCGAAACCCCTTTGCTCATGCTGAGATGCTCGCGCTGGCAGCCGCAGCGAAAGCTCGCGATGCGTGGCGACTCTCCGGGGTGACCCTCTACGTGACGCTGGAACCGTGTGCCATGTGCGCCGGTGCGCTGGTTCAGTCTCGTGTCACCCGACTCGTCTTTGGTACAATGGACCCGAAAGCGGGTGCGGTCGGCTCGCTGTACAACCTGGTGGAAGAGCCCCGGCACAACCACCGGCTCCAAGTAACAAGTGGCATCCTGGCGGACGACAGTCGCCAGCTTCTCAAGACGTTCTTCGAGCGCTTGCGCGCGAAGCGACGCGAAAACTGA
- the serS gene encoding serine--tRNA ligase: MLDLRNVAQNFDAVVARLKTRGGSLDLGPFQTLFTERRDLYVSMEALAARRNAANEEMKRKAKEDPAALEKLRGDLRGVSQEIKEKEARLKEVEEELNRILLVIPNVPHESVPVGTSADENVQVKSWGEKPNLLFTPKQHFELGESLGMLDFERAAKVSGSRFTFYKGALARLERALVTFMIDVHTSKGYTELLPPYLVLRETMMGTGQLPKFEDDAFKTSGDPERFLIPTAEVPVTNYHADEILEGEQLPLRYCAFSPCFRAEAGAAGRDTRGLIRQHQFHKVELVKFSQPDRSLDELEAMTDDACDILRRLGLHHRVMLLCTGDMGFGARKTYDIEVWLPGQGAYREISSCSDCGDFQARRAKIRFRPQKGDKPQMVHTLNGSGLAVGRTSIAILENYQREDGSVAIPEALVPYMGGLKELRPL, translated from the coding sequence ATGCTGGACCTCCGGAACGTTGCGCAGAACTTCGATGCGGTCGTCGCCCGACTGAAGACGCGGGGCGGCAGCCTGGACCTCGGCCCCTTCCAGACGCTCTTCACCGAGCGTCGCGACCTCTATGTCTCCATGGAGGCGCTGGCCGCGCGCCGCAACGCCGCCAACGAGGAGATGAAGCGCAAGGCCAAGGAGGACCCGGCCGCGCTGGAGAAGCTGCGCGGCGACCTGCGCGGCGTCTCCCAGGAGATCAAGGAGAAGGAGGCCCGCCTCAAGGAAGTGGAGGAGGAGCTCAACCGCATCCTCCTGGTCATCCCCAACGTGCCCCACGAGTCCGTCCCGGTGGGAACCAGCGCGGACGAGAACGTCCAGGTGAAGAGCTGGGGTGAGAAGCCGAACCTCCTCTTCACGCCCAAGCAGCACTTCGAGCTGGGCGAGTCGCTGGGCATGCTCGACTTCGAGCGCGCCGCGAAGGTGTCCGGCAGCCGCTTCACCTTCTACAAGGGCGCCCTGGCCCGGCTGGAGCGCGCGCTCGTCACGTTCATGATCGACGTGCACACGTCCAAGGGCTACACGGAGCTGCTCCCGCCCTACCTCGTGCTGCGCGAGACGATGATGGGCACCGGCCAGCTGCCCAAGTTCGAGGACGACGCCTTCAAGACGTCCGGCGACCCCGAGCGCTTCCTCATCCCCACCGCGGAAGTCCCCGTGACGAACTACCACGCGGACGAAATCCTGGAGGGCGAGCAGCTCCCGCTCCGCTACTGCGCCTTCAGCCCGTGCTTCCGCGCGGAGGCCGGCGCCGCGGGGCGCGACACGCGCGGCCTCATCCGCCAGCACCAGTTCCACAAAGTAGAGCTCGTGAAGTTCTCCCAGCCGGACAGGAGCCTGGACGAGCTGGAGGCCATGACGGACGACGCGTGCGACATCCTCCGCCGCCTGGGGCTGCACCACCGCGTGATGCTCCTGTGCACCGGGGACATGGGCTTCGGCGCGCGAAAGACGTACGACATCGAGGTCTGGCTGCCGGGCCAGGGCGCGTACCGCGAGATTTCGTCCTGCTCGGACTGCGGCGACTTCCAGGCCCGCCGCGCGAAGATCCGCTTCCGCCCCCAGAAGGGGGACAAGCCCCAGATGGTGCACACCCTCAACGGCAGCGGGCTGGCCGTGGGGCGCACGAGCATCGCCATCCTGGAGAACTACCAGCGGGAGGACGGAAGCGTCGCCATCCCGGAGGCGTTGGTGCCGTACATGGGCGGGCTGAAGGAACTGCGCCCCCTCTAG